One genomic segment of Kiritimatiella glycovorans includes these proteins:
- a CDS encoding glycosyltransferase family 4 protein: MRVLVDAREFVPGRITGIGRYLLNILLPLKDQGDAPECILAGDPAAMPPELAGPRFRRVAVPVRQTQLADQWGLPHLARRWEADIFFSPYYKAPLRCPASVVLSVPDVAFLHLPDGPRGLKRALVKAQLRASLRRAVRVIAISDCTRRDLISFEPSAAGKITVVYNDYPAAWDRPLPGGSPVDRPFMLYVGTFKPYKHVDTLVRACGLLRERFRERRWKLVLVGGAPPEERAKIEALIREKGLEDLVELRSGLPDDELRRHYAHARWFVTASGYEGFGLPLLEAMAAGCPAVYHRAASMPEVVGDTGIAFDDPSPQTAAEAMARAMDEDEAGRDALGRRARERAERKFAPGSCAAGTWDVIRDAVGGGGG, translated from the coding sequence ATGAGAGTGCTCGTCGACGCGCGCGAATTCGTGCCCGGCCGGATCACGGGGATCGGGCGCTACCTGCTCAACATCCTCCTTCCGCTGAAAGACCAGGGGGATGCTCCCGAGTGCATCCTGGCGGGCGACCCCGCGGCGATGCCGCCGGAACTGGCGGGACCGCGGTTCCGCCGGGTCGCGGTCCCGGTCCGCCAGACGCAGCTCGCGGATCAGTGGGGTCTGCCGCATCTGGCCCGCCGATGGGAGGCGGACATCTTCTTCTCGCCGTACTACAAGGCCCCCCTGCGGTGTCCGGCTTCGGTCGTGCTGAGCGTTCCGGATGTCGCCTTTCTCCACCTCCCGGACGGTCCGCGCGGATTGAAGCGCGCGCTGGTGAAGGCCCAGCTCAGGGCGTCGCTGCGCAGGGCGGTGCGGGTGATCGCGATCTCGGACTGCACGCGGCGCGATCTCATATCGTTCGAACCCTCGGCGGCCGGAAAAATCACGGTGGTATACAATGACTACCCGGCGGCGTGGGACCGCCCGCTTCCGGGGGGGTCCCCCGTGGACCGACCATTCATGCTCTACGTGGGTACGTTCAAACCGTACAAGCACGTCGACACGCTGGTCCGGGCCTGCGGTCTGCTGCGTGAACGGTTCCGGGAGCGGAGATGGAAGCTGGTGCTCGTCGGCGGCGCACCACCGGAAGAACGCGCGAAGATCGAGGCGCTGATCCGGGAGAAGGGTTTGGAAGACCTGGTCGAGCTGCGGTCGGGGCTGCCGGACGACGAACTGCGCCGTCATTACGCCCACGCGCGGTGGTTCGTGACGGCGTCGGGCTACGAAGGGTTCGGCCTGCCGCTGCTCGAAGCCATGGCCGCGGGTTGTCCGGCGGTCTATCACCGCGCCGCGTCCATGCCGGAGGTGGTCGGGGACACGGGGATCGCGTTCGACGATCCTTCGCCGCAGACGGCGGCCGAGGCGATGGCGCGGGCCATGGACGAAGACGAGGCCGGGCGGGACGCGCTCGGACGCCGGGCGAGGGAACGCGCGGAACGTAAGTTTGCGCCGGGCAGCTGCGCCGCGGGGACGTGGGACGTGATAAGGGATGCCGTCGGGGGAGGGGGGGGGTAG
- the aroQ gene encoding type II 3-dehydroquinate dehydratase, with product MNILVLNGPNLQLLGTREPELYGVETLESIRTRMEERAGELAEQLDEPIGLEFRQSNHEGDLVDWIGAAPGQADGLVINPAAYTHTSLALADALKAVADRVPAVEVHLTSIQAREPVRHASLTAPACIGQIAGFGGLGYVLALEALVDALSST from the coding sequence ATGAACATCCTCGTACTGAACGGACCGAACCTGCAGCTTCTGGGCACGCGCGAGCCCGAGCTGTACGGCGTGGAGACGCTGGAGTCCATCCGCACCCGGATGGAGGAGCGCGCGGGCGAGCTGGCGGAGCAGCTCGATGAACCGATCGGACTCGAGTTCCGTCAGTCCAACCACGAAGGCGATCTGGTCGACTGGATCGGCGCTGCGCCGGGGCAGGCGGATGGGCTGGTGATCAATCCGGCGGCGTACACGCACACCAGTCTGGCTCTCGCCGACGCCCTGAAGGCCGTCGCCGACCGCGTCCCCGCCGTGGAGGTACACCTCACGTCCATCCAGGCCCGTGAACCCGTGCGCCACGCGAGCCTGACCGCCCCGGCCTGCATCGGACAGATCGCCGGATTCGGAGGACTGGGCTACGTACTCGCGCTCGAAGCGCTCGTCGACGCCCTTTCATCGACGTGA
- a CDS encoding ExeA family protein has translation MPDLCEFWGVSGAPFANHTDPRIYFESRGHEEAQVRLRLAIEKQHAFTLLTGDYGTGKTLLWNWVSSRLDAARYVTGQVVNPLLEPVELLREISFCLGWELKGETKYDVVHGINDLLQRTSSAGRHIVLAIDEAHLIPDARVFEELRMLLNYQPDYRPLITVVLLGQTELGEQLKKVPPLAQRLELKWHLPPLDPDETEPYIRHRLRKADGPTDVFDPACYEVIATESRGNPREINRICDLALTAAAMADSRKIDLDLLQETCRDLN, from the coding sequence ATGCCTGATCTATGCGAGTTCTGGGGGGTTTCCGGGGCGCCGTTCGCCAATCATACCGACCCCCGGATCTACTTCGAGAGCCGGGGGCACGAGGAGGCCCAGGTGCGGCTGCGGCTGGCTATCGAGAAGCAGCACGCCTTCACGCTTCTCACGGGCGATTACGGCACCGGCAAGACCCTCCTCTGGAACTGGGTTTCAAGCCGGCTCGATGCGGCGCGGTATGTCACCGGCCAGGTGGTCAATCCGCTGCTCGAACCGGTGGAACTCCTCCGCGAAATCTCCTTCTGCCTGGGCTGGGAACTGAAGGGGGAAACCAAATACGACGTGGTGCACGGGATCAACGACCTGCTTCAGCGCACCTCTTCGGCGGGACGGCATATCGTGCTGGCGATCGACGAGGCGCACCTGATCCCCGACGCGCGCGTTTTCGAGGAACTGCGGATGCTGCTGAACTACCAGCCCGATTACCGGCCGCTGATCACCGTGGTGCTCCTCGGCCAGACCGAACTCGGCGAACAGCTCAAAAAGGTGCCGCCCCTCGCCCAGCGGCTGGAACTTAAGTGGCACCTGCCCCCGCTCGATCCCGACGAAACCGAGCCCTACATCCGTCACCGGCTGCGGAAGGCCGACGGACCGACCGATGTCTTCGATCCCGCCTGCTACGAAGTCATCGCCACCGAATCGCGGGGCAACCCGCGCGAGATCAACAGGATCTGTGACCTGGCGCTGACCGCCGCCGCCATGGCGGATTCCAGGAAGATCGACCTCGACCTTCTGCAGGAGACCTGCAGGGACTTGAACTGA
- a CDS encoding DegT/DnrJ/EryC1/StrS family aminotransferase, producing MIPHSRPETDDAGEDAVAEALRGRRLGQGPETEALERQLEERFQGRRAVAVSSGTAALYLALAVVARSPEGEVLMPSFTCHSLYAAAHHAALRPVCVDLPPTGVVPRAEAVASRINDRTCAVILPHTCGFAAPVEALADCGLPVIEDCAQSLGGALPGGRPMGMAGSFAILSFYATKLAPGGEGGAVLVNDDGCAEELRRLRDCDKGEPDPRAFNFKMSDLHAALARRSVDTLETRRRRREWLADRYDEAAGPLSLRRRMSGTPAPQTLCFRYLLDCGERARAVEDFFQRRGIAARRPVRRPVHRATGDRCPRTEDAFERYLSIPLYAALTEEEADFTGRTLSAARKELHL from the coding sequence ATGATCCCGCACTCCAGGCCCGAAACGGACGACGCCGGGGAAGACGCCGTCGCGGAGGCGCTGCGGGGCCGCCGGCTCGGCCAGGGCCCTGAAACGGAAGCGCTGGAACGGCAGCTCGAGGAACGGTTTCAGGGTCGCCGGGCGGTAGCGGTCTCTTCGGGGACGGCTGCGCTTTACCTGGCCCTGGCGGTCGTTGCGCGGAGTCCGGAGGGCGAAGTCCTGATGCCCTCCTTCACCTGTCACTCGCTTTACGCCGCCGCCCATCACGCCGCCCTTCGCCCGGTGTGCGTCGATCTGCCCCCCACCGGCGTCGTCCCCCGGGCGGAGGCGGTCGCCTCCCGGATCAACGACCGCACCTGCGCCGTCATCCTCCCCCACACCTGCGGATTCGCCGCGCCGGTGGAGGCACTTGCAGACTGCGGCCTTCCGGTCATCGAAGACTGCGCCCAGTCGCTGGGCGGCGCCCTGCCCGGCGGCCGGCCCATGGGTATGGCGGGATCGTTCGCCATCCTGTCCTTTTACGCCACCAAGCTGGCGCCCGGCGGCGAGGGCGGAGCGGTCCTGGTAAACGACGACGGCTGCGCGGAGGAGCTGCGGCGGTTGCGGGACTGCGATAAGGGCGAGCCCGACCCGCGGGCCTTCAATTTCAAGATGAGCGACCTCCACGCCGCGCTCGCCCGCCGCTCGGTGGACACCCTGGAAACCCGCCGGCGGCGGCGCGAATGGCTCGCGGACCGCTACGACGAGGCCGCGGGCCCGCTCTCGCTCCGGCGGCGGATGAGCGGCACACCTGCGCCGCAGACCCTCTGTTTCCGCTATCTTCTCGATTGCGGAGAGCGGGCCCGCGCAGTCGAGGACTTCTTCCAGCGCCGCGGCATCGCGGCCCGCCGGCCCGTCCGCCGCCCCGTCCACCGGGCCACCGGCGACCGCTGTCCCCGAACGGAGGACGCCTTCGAGCGCTACCTCTCCATTCCGCTCTACGCCGCTTTGACGGAAGAAGAGGCGGACTTTACAGGCCGGACGCTCAGCGCGGCCCGAAAGGAGCTGCATCTGTGA
- a CDS encoding STAS domain-containing protein, with translation MDVEAQRTQFIEVPFEHLDAANTEEVKDFVRGEMEEVKGTRVVLDMHRVRFVDSAGLGVLLALLRCTAQQGGDLAVCNLVKQVRSLVSLVKLERIIRVYGSREEALGTA, from the coding sequence ATGGACGTCGAAGCACAGCGGACGCAATTCATCGAGGTGCCGTTCGAACATCTCGACGCAGCCAATACGGAAGAGGTCAAGGACTTCGTCCGCGGCGAGATGGAAGAGGTGAAGGGAACCCGCGTGGTGCTCGATATGCACCGGGTGCGGTTCGTCGACAGCGCCGGTCTGGGCGTGCTCCTCGCTCTTCTCCGCTGCACGGCCCAGCAGGGCGGCGATCTCGCGGTCTGTAACCTCGTCAAACAGGTGCGCTCGCTCGTGAGCCTGGTGAAACTCGAAAGGATTATCCGCGTGTACGGGTCGCGGGAGGAAGCGCTGGGAACCGCCTGA
- a CDS encoding GIY-YIG nuclease family protein, with translation MYFVYILYCPETGLSYVGHTSHLILRYYEHRDGMSRWTRRMRSPFLVYWEHFESRSEAMRREKYFKHGCGFRVRGEIIQRFTVEWM, from the coding sequence GTGTATTTCGTATATATCCTCTACTGTCCGGAGACGGGCTTGTCCTACGTCGGGCACACCAGCCACCTGATCCTTCGCTACTACGAGCATCGGGACGGGATGAGTCGTTGGACGCGGCGGATGCGATCGCCTTTCCTGGTCTACTGGGAGCATTTTGAATCGCGTTCCGAGGCGATGCGCAGGGAGAAGTATTTCAAGCACGGCTGCGGTTTCCGTGTGCGGGGGGAGATTATTCAGCGGTTTACGGTGGAGTGGATGTAG
- a CDS encoding PHP domain-containing protein, whose translation MRSRRIAAFMVGIALAAGFARADDYRCAVHIHSRASYGGVYGLEELSALAERRGIDAVFLTDSHALQAEYGPPPFRHLAAVRYNLPSVMTLGPRRYLREIRRYNESGSGVLFVPGVEVIPRHYWDDRIAPPRWTLHNTQRNLMLLGCEKPRVIRRIPATLGFLPRRDRAARGLVALLVGAVLVLASGYLWFPAAASRWDRLSLRAWKGRYLVLALLPLIAAAAILEIVFGSFDRYDLYGARRDCDTEQRVIDYGQRHGAFVYWAHPEAFDHHEWGPLTMDTRPYPEVLSKTRGYHAFGVLYEQETTLYREGSRWDTVLREVLQGARMRPVWGIGEMLYREEGHAGKQLGNVDTVIRAPALTRDALMGALRRGRFYASRRNPSTDERLTLRDFTVNGVYCGGYARTSDGAATVQLSVGGSATNEPVRVAVIRDGTLWREEHATPPFELAWTDDEIRSGERHYYRCYVEGAYPVRLVANPVFVE comes from the coding sequence ATGAGATCGCGCCGTATCGCAGCCTTCATGGTAGGGATCGCGCTGGCCGCGGGGTTCGCCCGTGCGGACGACTACCGTTGCGCCGTGCATATCCACTCCCGGGCCTCGTACGGAGGCGTGTACGGGCTGGAGGAGCTTTCCGCCCTCGCGGAGCGGCGGGGTATCGACGCCGTGTTCCTGACGGACAGCCACGCGCTGCAGGCGGAATACGGTCCGCCCCCCTTCCGCCACCTCGCCGCGGTCCGCTACAATCTGCCCTCCGTGATGACCCTGGGTCCGCGCCGCTACCTGCGGGAGATCCGGCGTTATAATGAGTCCGGCTCGGGGGTGCTGTTCGTGCCGGGGGTCGAAGTCATCCCGCGCCACTACTGGGACGACCGCATCGCGCCGCCGCGCTGGACCCTGCACAACACCCAGCGCAATCTGATGCTGCTGGGGTGCGAAAAACCGCGGGTGATCCGCCGCATCCCGGCCACGCTGGGATTCCTGCCCCGTCGCGACCGCGCGGCCCGGGGGCTGGTGGCCCTGCTCGTGGGTGCTGTCCTGGTGCTCGCGAGCGGATACCTGTGGTTCCCGGCGGCGGCCTCGCGCTGGGACCGTCTCTCGCTGCGCGCCTGGAAAGGACGGTACCTCGTGCTCGCCCTGCTGCCGCTGATCGCCGCGGCCGCAATCCTGGAGATCGTGTTCGGCTCCTTCGATCGGTACGACCTGTACGGCGCGCGCAGGGACTGCGATACGGAACAGCGGGTGATCGATTACGGTCAGCGCCACGGCGCGTTTGTCTACTGGGCGCACCCGGAGGCCTTCGATCACCACGAATGGGGCCCGCTGACCATGGATACGCGTCCGTATCCCGAAGTGCTCAGCAAAACCCGCGGCTACCACGCCTTCGGCGTGCTCTACGAACAGGAGACCACCCTCTACCGCGAAGGGTCGCGCTGGGATACGGTGCTCCGCGAGGTGCTCCAGGGCGCCCGGATGCGCCCCGTGTGGGGCATCGGCGAAATGCTCTACCGCGAAGAGGGCCATGCGGGCAAGCAGCTCGGAAATGTCGACACCGTCATCCGCGCCCCCGCGCTCACCCGCGACGCCCTGATGGGTGCCCTGCGTCGCGGCCGCTTTTACGCCAGCCGCCGCAATCCGTCGACGGACGAACGACTCACCCTCCGCGACTTCACGGTGAACGGCGTGTATTGCGGGGGCTACGCGCGGACCTCCGACGGTGCGGCGACCGTGCAACTCTCCGTGGGCGGCAGCGCGACGAATGAACCCGTCCGCGTGGCCGTGATCCGCGACGGAACACTCTGGCGGGAAGAGCATGCCACGCCGCCGTTCGAGCTGGCGTGGACCGACGACGAAATTCGCTCCGGCGAACGGCACTACTACCGCTGTTATGTCGAAGGCGCCTATCCCGTGCGCCTCGTCGCCAACCCGGTGTTTGTGGAATAG
- a CDS encoding glycosyltransferase family 4 protein translates to MDRRPYVLHVITRIDGGGSAVNTMLSIDGLSQRGRRVRLITGSAPPETARRGDVTILPALRRDIHPWHDLRALFGLVRLIGHERPDILHVHSSKAGLLGRIAGRWCRVPRIVYTPHGHVFGGYFSPPVARFYLALERWAAGFTDRLVALTATERDEELALNIGRESRYAVIPSGVDLGRYAGPGPGPEARRRFGVPEDATAFGTLARLEPVKGVDIALRGFAAAREKNRDLFFLVAGDGAERSALERLADELGVRDHVLFTGWTGDPRAFFGAIDGFVLASRNEGMGRAAVEASAAGLPVIASAVGGLNDVVAGGETGLLFPPESADELGAAMLELAGDPDRRRKMGAAGRARAGLFSLEAMIDGLERLYDDLERER, encoded by the coding sequence ATGGATCGACGGCCCTATGTCCTGCACGTGATCACCCGTATCGACGGGGGCGGTTCGGCCGTCAATACGATGCTCAGCATCGACGGGTTGTCGCAACGCGGCCGGCGCGTGAGGCTGATCACGGGATCGGCGCCGCCGGAGACGGCGCGACGCGGGGACGTGACGATCCTTCCCGCCCTTCGACGCGATATCCATCCGTGGCATGACCTGCGTGCGCTTTTCGGTCTCGTGCGCCTCATCGGCCACGAACGTCCCGATATCCTCCACGTGCATTCGTCCAAGGCGGGGCTGCTCGGAAGGATCGCGGGCCGGTGGTGCCGCGTGCCCCGCATCGTCTATACGCCGCACGGGCACGTCTTCGGCGGCTATTTCTCCCCGCCGGTCGCGCGTTTCTATCTCGCACTCGAACGCTGGGCGGCGGGATTCACGGACCGGCTGGTCGCGCTTACGGCCACGGAGCGTGACGAGGAACTCGCACTGAACATCGGACGGGAATCCCGGTACGCCGTGATCCCCAGCGGGGTGGACCTCGGGCGCTATGCCGGACCGGGGCCCGGCCCGGAGGCGCGGCGGCGCTTCGGCGTGCCGGAGGACGCGACGGCGTTCGGAACACTTGCACGCCTGGAACCGGTGAAAGGCGTGGACATCGCGCTTCGCGGGTTCGCCGCCGCACGCGAGAAAAACCGGGATCTCTTCTTTCTTGTGGCGGGCGACGGGGCGGAACGCTCCGCGCTGGAACGCCTCGCGGATGAACTGGGCGTCCGAGATCACGTTCTCTTCACGGGTTGGACCGGTGACCCCCGCGCTTTTTTCGGCGCGATCGACGGGTTCGTGCTCGCCTCGCGCAACGAGGGGATGGGCCGGGCCGCCGTCGAGGCGTCGGCCGCCGGTCTGCCGGTCATCGCCTCCGCAGTCGGAGGGCTCAACGACGTGGTGGCGGGCGGGGAAACGGGGCTGCTGTTCCCTCCGGAGTCGGCGGACGAACTCGGGGCCGCCATGCTGGAACTGGCGGGCGACCCGGATCGGAGGCGGAAGATGGGCGCGGCGGGCCGGGCCCGGGCCGGCTTGTTCAGTCTGGAGGCGATGATCGACGGGCTGGAGCGGCTGTACGACGATCTGGAGCGCGAACGATGA
- a CDS encoding WbqC family protein — translation MRCAIHQPQFMPWLGYLNKIALADVFVFLDHVQFKKNEYQNRNRIRTPGGWMWLTVPVRFHFGDPIHDVQPAAGEPWRRKVLTAISTSYGKAPYYREYRDSLHELIDRPWRDLAQLNEATVRWLCDAFGLETAFETASALPQTRREPTRRLIDLCRHLGCDTYLSGKDGPHYMDTGAFDEEGLDLHLQHFEHPAYPQVVAGAEQEFEPCMSALDLLFNAGPERGRELIVGSGTAKPYRKEAAYESAGHRGSS, via the coding sequence ATGCGTTGCGCGATACACCAACCGCAGTTCATGCCTTGGCTCGGGTATCTGAACAAGATTGCTCTCGCGGACGTATTCGTGTTCCTCGATCACGTCCAGTTCAAGAAGAACGAGTACCAGAACCGCAACCGCATCCGCACCCCCGGCGGGTGGATGTGGCTGACGGTGCCCGTGCGCTTCCACTTCGGCGATCCCATCCACGACGTGCAGCCCGCCGCGGGAGAACCCTGGCGGCGCAAGGTCCTGACCGCGATCAGCACGAGCTACGGGAAGGCGCCCTACTACCGGGAATACCGGGACTCGCTCCACGAGCTGATCGACCGCCCCTGGCGGGACCTGGCGCAGCTCAACGAGGCCACCGTGCGCTGGCTGTGCGACGCGTTCGGGCTGGAGACCGCCTTCGAGACCGCCTCGGCCCTCCCGCAGACGCGCAGGGAACCCACGCGTCGCCTGATCGACCTCTGCCGTCATCTCGGATGCGACACGTACCTCAGCGGGAAGGACGGCCCGCACTACATGGATACCGGCGCCTTCGACGAAGAGGGGCTCGACCTGCATCTTCAGCACTTCGAGCATCCGGCGTACCCCCAGGTGGTCGCCGGCGCGGAACAGGAGTTCGAGCCGTGCATGTCGGCGCTGGACCTGCTCTTCAATGCCGGGCCCGAACGGGGCCGCGAACTCATCGTCGGCTCGGGAACGGCGAAACCCTACCGGAAGGAGGCGGCGTATGAATCTGCTGGCCATCGGGGCTCATCCTGA
- a CDS encoding response regulator, translating to MTESVIGAGVLLVDDEPSVRRLCEKMLRDAWEVRSAGSIAEAETVLEQFSPKVAVCDFKLPDGDGCAFLKMLLERDAKIQRILLTGYTDPEMMRRGINEARLFRMIGKPVSTAELRAAVEYAALEYDILDTAEYVAAEHDRFKQELESWPCRAERWARFLNRSLVQFGRFLVRATALVTVAVGIWIALGFFGIVFLYFMKSWFGVDLLPHAHIENLVRGIMR from the coding sequence ATGACGGAGTCCGTAATCGGCGCCGGGGTGCTGCTGGTCGATGACGAACCATCGGTCCGCAGACTGTGCGAAAAAATGCTCCGCGACGCGTGGGAGGTGCGCTCGGCGGGGAGCATCGCGGAGGCCGAGACCGTGCTGGAGCAGTTTTCGCCCAAGGTCGCGGTGTGTGATTTCAAACTTCCCGACGGCGACGGGTGCGCGTTCCTGAAAATGCTTCTGGAACGCGACGCCAAGATACAGCGCATCCTGCTTACGGGCTATACGGACCCCGAAATGATGCGGCGCGGGATCAATGAGGCGCGACTGTTCCGGATGATCGGGAAGCCGGTGTCGACCGCGGAACTGCGTGCGGCGGTCGAATACGCAGCGCTGGAATACGACATCCTCGATACCGCGGAGTACGTCGCGGCGGAACACGACCGGTTCAAGCAGGAACTGGAGAGCTGGCCCTGCCGCGCCGAACGCTGGGCCCGCTTTCTCAACCGCAGCCTCGTCCAGTTCGGCCGCTTCCTGGTGCGCGCGACGGCCCTCGTCACCGTCGCCGTCGGGATCTGGATCGCCCTCGGATTCTTCGGTATCGTGTTCCTGTATTTCATGAAATCCTGGTTCGGCGTGGATCTCCTGCCGCATGCCCACATTGAGAATCTCGTGCGGGGGATCATGCGGTGA
- a CDS encoding response regulator, producing the protein MERPKRVLIVEDERPVQQLLSKLLRRMNLEYDLAGNGEEAMKKLDSSPGLYRIMIVDLLLPKLTGWDLLDYVRQNPLFEQMKTIILTGANTSEQETEKLSGSCDAVVQKGEFTIESFEQTLRGLMAD; encoded by the coding sequence ATGGAAAGGCCCAAGCGAGTTTTAATCGTCGAGGACGAGCGACCCGTCCAGCAGCTGCTCTCCAAGCTGCTCCGCCGCATGAACCTCGAATACGACCTGGCGGGCAACGGCGAAGAGGCGATGAAGAAACTGGACTCCTCGCCCGGCCTCTACCGGATCATGATCGTGGACCTTCTGCTCCCGAAACTGACCGGGTGGGACCTGCTGGACTACGTGCGGCAGAATCCCCTTTTTGAACAGATGAAAACGATCATCCTCACCGGCGCCAACACCTCCGAGCAGGAGACGGAAAAACTGTCCGGTTCCTGCGACGCGGTCGTGCAGAAGGGTGAATTCACGATCGAATCGTTCGAGCAGACCCTGCGGGGGCTGATGGCGGATTGA
- a CDS encoding PIG-L deacetylase family protein produces MNLLAIGAHPDDIEYGCGGTLLKAADAGHRIHLLVMTCGIDEATAGVRQQEQERAADLLGAELNWGGFRDTSLVYGRELITVVESAVERIEPDLVLVNSPEDSHQDHRALAKSTSAACRYVKNLLYYHDYTSIDFRGHTFVDIGEVLGRKVDLLSAHASQTGKPNPAGLDMCASVRALAMYYGFVAKVRYAEAFDPLRVMLPL; encoded by the coding sequence ATGAATCTGCTGGCCATCGGGGCTCATCCTGACGACATCGAATACGGGTGCGGGGGTACGCTGCTCAAGGCGGCGGACGCGGGCCACCGGATCCACCTGCTCGTCATGACGTGCGGCATCGACGAGGCCACCGCCGGCGTCCGGCAGCAGGAGCAGGAACGCGCGGCAGACCTGCTCGGCGCGGAATTGAACTGGGGCGGATTCAGGGATACCTCGCTCGTCTACGGCCGCGAACTGATTACGGTGGTCGAGTCGGCCGTGGAACGGATCGAGCCGGACCTCGTGCTGGTCAACTCCCCCGAGGACTCACACCAGGATCACCGCGCCCTTGCCAAAAGCACCTCCGCTGCGTGCCGGTACGTGAAGAACCTTCTCTATTACCACGACTACACCTCGATCGACTTCCGCGGTCACACGTTCGTGGACATCGGCGAGGTCCTCGGGCGCAAGGTCGATCTGCTCTCCGCCCACGCCTCTCAGACCGGCAAACCGAATCCGGCCGGGCTGGACATGTGCGCCAGCGTCCGCGCCCTGGCGATGTACTACGGATTCGTCGCCAAAGTGCGCTACGCGGAGGCCTTCGATCCGCTGCGCGTAATGCTTCCCCTCTGA
- a CDS encoding glycosyltransferase family 4 protein → MSEEDSRLPFFTGGTIGGTGCLVLFALAALITRFAWTGLRHVTLVAFVTAAAVFVLTPPVIQLGRRLGALDIPDPGSRKIHEYSVPRWGGIALYAGILIGVLSGYHSIFEVRIVLLATAPVFLVGVIDDYVSVRAGLRFLVQLAATFILIAGGIRVTFLPPTWWGHALELGITVLWVVGITNAVNFLDGMNGLVSGLGAGSAFAFTALALMLNQPALAYCSAALGAACVIFLGYNTRPGRIFLGDSGSTTIGFMLAALGLLGTWSESRGQNITSFLVPVVILNVAIYDMIFTTVARIADGRVRTVRQWINYTGRDHIHHRFNMLGWSHTQTVLVVWLLNFSIALDALGLIHSTLLESLVIALQVVLLYVFVAMLEHAALKRRGAESESESESESESESESE, encoded by the coding sequence GTGAGCGAAGAGGATTCGAGACTGCCTTTTTTCACGGGGGGGACGATCGGCGGCACCGGGTGCCTCGTGCTTTTCGCGCTCGCCGCGCTGATTACCCGTTTCGCCTGGACGGGGCTTCGTCATGTAACCCTCGTGGCCTTCGTCACCGCGGCGGCGGTGTTCGTGCTCACCCCGCCCGTAATTCAACTCGGCCGGCGTCTCGGCGCACTGGACATCCCCGACCCCGGTTCGCGCAAGATTCATGAATACAGCGTGCCCCGCTGGGGCGGCATTGCGCTGTATGCGGGCATCCTGATCGGCGTGCTGTCGGGCTACCACTCGATATTCGAAGTGCGCATCGTCCTGCTCGCCACCGCCCCCGTATTTCTTGTGGGTGTCATCGACGACTATGTAAGTGTGCGCGCGGGATTGCGTTTTCTCGTGCAGCTCGCCGCGACGTTCATCCTGATCGCGGGCGGAATCCGCGTCACGTTCCTTCCGCCGACGTGGTGGGGTCATGCGCTGGAACTGGGAATTACCGTGCTCTGGGTGGTGGGCATCACCAACGCGGTCAATTTCCTCGACGGAATGAACGGACTGGTCTCCGGCCTCGGCGCGGGCAGCGCGTTCGCCTTCACCGCGCTGGCCCTGATGCTCAACCAGCCCGCGCTGGCCTACTGTTCGGCGGCACTGGGCGCCGCCTGCGTGATCTTCCTGGGCTACAACACGCGGCCGGGACGCATCTTCCTGGGCGACAGCGGCAGCACCACGATCGGATTCATGCTCGCGGCGCTGGGCCTGCTCGGAACGTGGTCCGAGTCCCGGGGCCAGAACATCACCTCGTTCCTGGTTCCCGTCGTCATCCTGAATGTCGCCATCTATGACATGATCTTCACCACCGTCGCGCGCATCGCGGACGGCCGGGTGCGGACCGTCCGGCAGTGGATCAACTACACCGGCAGGGACCACATCCATCACCGCTTCAATATGCTGGGATGGAGCCACACGCAAACCGTGCTGGTCGTCTGGCTGCTCAACTTCTCCATCGCCCTCGACGCCCTGGGACTGATCCATTCGACCCTGCTCGAATCGCTGGTCATCGCTCTCCAGGTCGTCCTCCTGTACGTCTTCGTGGCTATGCTGGAACACGCCGCTCTGAAGAGGAGAGGGGCGGAGTCAGAATCAGAATCAGAATCAGAGTCAGAGTCAGAGTCAGAGTCAGAGTAA